The following coding sequences are from one Diospyros lotus cultivar Yz01 chromosome 7, ASM1463336v1, whole genome shotgun sequence window:
- the LOC127806054 gene encoding auxin response factor 18-like encodes MNKPVMNELEKCLDSQLWHACAGGMVHMPAVNSKVFYFPQGHSEHALEKIDFGNFPSVPPLILCRVLGVKFLADNDTDEVYAKIKLVPLRNNDCGFDEGDDDGFVGIDKTESQEKPASFAKTLTQSDANNGGGFSVPRYCAETIFPRLDYSADPPVQTIIAKDLHGQIWKFRHIYRGTPRRHLLTTGWSNFVNQKKLVAGDSIVFLRVDNGDLCVGIRRAKRGSSGRPEPQSGWNALGGNCGSPFGGYSSFLRENDNKNIKTGNADQNVKGRVRVESVVEAATLAATGQPFEVVYYPRGSAPGFCVKASAVGSAMRTQWCVGMRFKMAFETEDSSRISWFMGTISNVQVDDPIHWPNSPWRLLQVEWDEPDLLQNVKRVSPWLVELVSNMPAIHLTQLSPRKKLRVLQPPDFSFIGQFPMPSFPSSPLRPSSPFRRVSDNFPAGIQGARHAQFGFSSADLHFSKLQSGPFPLGLQQLDRAARPPRVPTGSIMNNQEENGNVSCLLSMGLSNQSLKKNDQTKKPVFMLFGQLILPEQQQQTSQSCSGETVGTSSSDGNPDKTQNFSYGSGSAVPTENSSEGGSPWCRDLNKSEFGLETGHCKVFLESEDVGRTLDLSALGSYEELYRKLAYMFSMEGSEMLSDVLYRDAAGVIKHAGDEPFSEFSKIAKRLIIVMDSGSDNRGR; translated from the exons ATGAACAAACCAGTGATGAATGAATTAGAAAAATGCTTGGATTCTCAGTTATGGCATGCCTGCGCCGGCGGGATGGTGCATATGCCGGCGGTGAACTCTAAGGTCTTTTACTTCCCTCAGGGCCACTCTGAGCATGCCCTTGagaaaattgattttgggaattttccTAGTGTCCCTCCACTTATTCTCTGCAGAGTTTTGGGGGTCAAGTTTTTGGCTGATAATGATACTGATGAGGTTTATGCCAAGATAAAGTTGGTTCCGTTGAGGAACAATGATTGTGGTTTTGATGAAGGTGATGATGACGGGTTCGTGGGAATTGATAAAACTGAGAGCCAAGAGAAGCCTGCCTCTTTTGCAAAGACTTTGACTCAGTCTGATGCAAACAATGGTGGGGGTTTCTCTGTTCCCAGGTATTGTGCAGAGACTATCTTTCCCCGGCTGGATTACTCGGCTGATCCTCCGGTTCAGACCATCATTGCCAAGGATCTTCACGGACAAATATGGAAATTTAGGCATATTTACAGAGGGACTCCACGTCGTCATCTCCTCACGACAGGTTGGAGCAACTTTGTGAATCAGAAGAAGCTTGTTGCTGGGGATTCAATTGTTTTCTTGAGGGTAGATAATGGGGATCTTTGTGTTGGGATTCGAAGGGCAAAAAGGGGTAGTTCTGGCAGACCAGAGCCACAATCCGGGTGGAACGCCTTGGGGGGGAATTGCGGCTCTCCTTTTGGGGGTTATTCCTCtttcttgagagaaaatgataacaaaaatatcaaaactggTAATGCGGATCAGAATGTGAAGGGAAGAGTGAGGGTTGAATCTGTTGTGGAAGCAGCCACCCTTGCTGCTACTGGGCAGCCTTTTGAGGTTGTTTACTACCCTCGTGGCAGTGCTCCAGGGTTTTGTGTGAAGGCTTCAGCTGTGGGAAGTGCAATGAGAACTCAGTGGTGCGTGGGGATGAGATTTAAAATGGCTTTTGAAACAGAGGATTCATCTCGCATAAGCTGGTTCATGGGGACCATATCAAACGTTCAAGTTGACGACCCTATCCACTGGCCTAATTCTCCATGGCGGCTTCTGCAG GTTGAATGGGATGAACCAGATTTGCTTCAAAATGTCAAACGAGTTAGCCCATGGTTGGTTGAATTGGTTTCAAACATGCCCGCCATCCATCTCACCCAATTGTCACCAAGAAAGAAGTTGCGGGTTCTGCAACCCCCCGATTTCTCCTTCATCGGGCAATTTCCAATGCCGTCATTTCCCAGCAGTCCCCTCAGGCCCAGCAGCCCCTTTCGTCGTGTATCAGATAACTTTCCTGCAGGCATACAGGGAGCCAGGCATGCTCAATTTGGTTTCTCTTCGGCAGATCTCCACTTCAGCAAACTGCAGTCGGGTCCGTTTCCCCTTGGGTTGCAGCAGCTCGACCGTGCTGCCCGACCACCGCGTGTTCCCACCGGCAGCATCATGAACAATCAGGAAGAGAACGGAAACGTATCTTGCCTGCTTAGCATGGGCCTTTCTAACCaaagtttgaagaaaaatgatcaGACAAAGAAGCCTGTGTTCATGCTGTTTGGTCAGCTAATTCTTCcggagcagcagcagcagaccTCTCAGAGCTGTTCCGGAGAGACAGTCGGGACCAGTTCATCTGATGGGAATCCAGACAAGACGCAGAATTTCTCTTATGGCTCCGGATCAGCAGTTCCCACAGAGAACTCATCCGAGGGCGGGTCCCCCTGGTGCAGGGATCTCAACAAGTCTGAGTTTGGCTTGGAGACTGGTCACTGTAAGGTGTTCCTGGAATCAGAGGACGTGGGCCGAACCCTTGACCTCTCGGCCCTCGGGTCATACGAAGAGCTGTACAGAAAGCTAGCCTACATGTTCAGCATGGAAGGATCCGAGATGTTGAGCGATGTACTCTACCGGGACGCTGCAGGTGTCATCAAACACGCTGGGGATGAACCCTTCAG CGAGTTCTCGAAGATCGCAAAGCGGCTAATTATCGTAATGGATTCGGGAAGCGACAACAGGGGAAGGTAA
- the LOC127806053 gene encoding uncharacterized protein LOC127806053, giving the protein MRTLPLGFSLSPTAAAAATTTPINGRLSPKFHSNSTNSKKPKLPLPYSLSRSFPQVSLPSHLPPSGLLCRASQVVELFPTVSPEIVVREARLEDSWEVAETHCSSFFPEYSFPLDFLLRIDRIFAMVLGFSVPHGCRRTCLVAVTGSSVDDSFLCGTEDCKIGALDGRFSLSKGYVAGILTVDTVADFLPRKGPLRQRRTGIAYLSNVAVRERFRRKGIAKKLITKAEFQARSWGCRAIALHCDLNNPGATKLYIGRGFKFIKVPEGAKWPQPKTSPDVQFSFMMKLLN; this is encoded by the exons ATGCGGACACTGCCGTTGGGATTCTCACTGTCGCCAacggcagcagcagcagcaacaacaacgCCAATTAACGGTCGtctctctcccaaattccaTTCAAACTCCACAAATTCTAAGAAGCCGAAGCTGCCTCTTCCTTATTCTCTTTCTCGTTCCTTCCCACAAGTTTCCCTTCCCTCTCATCTGCCCCCttcag GGCTGCTCTGCAGAGCCAGTCAAGTGGTTGAATTATTCCCAACTGTGTCGCCTGAAATAGTGGTTCGAGAGGCCAGGTTAGAGGACTCCTGGGAGGTGGCTGAGACTCATTGCAGTTCCTTCTTCCCTGAATATTCGTTTCCTTTAGATTTTCTGCTGAGGATTGACAGGATATTCGCAATGGTATTGGGGTTCTCTGTACCTCATGGTTGTCGAAGAACTTGTCTGGTTGCCGTTACTGGCAGCTCGGTTGATGATTCTTTCCTCTGTGGAACTGAAGATTGTAAAATTGGAGCTCTTGATGGTAGATTTAGTCTGAGTAAAGGGTATGTAGCTGGAATATTAACTGTAGATACTGTGGCTGATTTTCTACCAAGGAAAGGACCACTGCGGCAGAGAAG GACAGGAATTGCATACCTATCAAACGTGGCAGTTCGGGAGAGATTTCGAAGGAAGGGGATAGCTAAGAAGCTGATCACAAAGGCAGAGTTTCAAGCCAGGAGCTGGGGCTGCCGGGCCATTGCGCTGCATTGTGACCTGAACAACCCTGGTGCCACAAAGTTGTACATAGGCCGAGGTTTCAAATTTATCAAAGTGCCAGAAGGTGCAAAGTGGCCCCAACCGAAGACTTCCCCAGATGTCCAGTTCAGCTTCATGATGAAGCTCCTAAACTGA